One window of Chlamydia sp. 04-14 genomic DNA carries:
- the pheT gene encoding phenylalanine--tRNA ligase subunit beta, translating to MRVSLSSLQRFFSSPLSIKQIIEACDHIGIETETETLLTCSFSSIVTAKILKTVPHPNADKLVVATLFDGQQEHQIVCGAPNCRPDIIVPLALPGAKLHDHEGNAYTIKKSKLRGVESQGMCCGADELGFAHLQTTERGLFEFPQNTPLGESACALLADTFIECSLTPNLGHCASLLGLAREITHVTNVDLILPPEFVFTPLETTTTERPSHDENLCPIFCCVKISGVSAEASSQELQNALGELKQKSINSIIDITNYIMLSLGQPLHVYDAKTVDIDSLHAQKAEKDESLKLLNNEEILVPQGTAIICDKNHTVGLAGVMGSLDSSFNDSTTEIILEAAYFLPKVIRASQTHVPLHSEAAYRFTRGIDPNNVLPSLYAAIHYIQKLFPDAQISPIHVLGAAPQASNVSLRIELVEKILGTSLNASQVSEKLTALGFSITSKENAILSVKVPSYRHDIHEEIDLVEEVCRTEPWKIENKKAPAIYSPMYSLKREIVDFLASSGLQQFFTCDLLDTEIAALDREETDRISLQGSKQATVLRDSLLPGLLKSTATNLNRQAPYVHAFELGTTYTKKNSKYQETQSLGIILSGQAEELSWISHERPLSFYSIKGWLEKLFQHLHVSSQAYTIQPSDHANFHPYQQAQIYLHKHVLGRFGTLHPQLCKKAQIKHPVFFAELSLDSLLHTQKKSLHLYKPYPIYPSSFRDVTLTVHESVPVDSLRKKLLSFHSKWLESVSIISIYQNKNPTTQNKNVSLRLVFQDKERTLSNQEIEEEHERLLAMLNTQINDTKGTIDS from the coding sequence ATGCGAGTTTCTTTATCCTCATTACAAAGATTTTTTTCTTCTCCCTTATCTATAAAACAAATTATAGAAGCTTGTGATCATATAGGAATAGAAACTGAAACTGAAACACTTCTTACATGTTCTTTCTCTTCTATCGTCACAGCAAAAATACTAAAAACAGTTCCCCATCCTAATGCAGATAAACTCGTAGTCGCCACTCTTTTTGATGGACAACAAGAACACCAAATAGTTTGCGGAGCTCCTAATTGTCGTCCTGATATCATAGTCCCTTTAGCTCTGCCAGGAGCAAAACTACATGATCACGAAGGCAACGCCTACACAATAAAAAAGTCTAAACTGCGTGGTGTAGAATCCCAAGGTATGTGTTGTGGCGCTGATGAATTAGGCTTTGCTCATCTACAAACAACAGAAAGAGGACTCTTTGAATTTCCTCAAAATACTCCTCTAGGAGAAAGTGCATGCGCACTTCTTGCCGATACATTCATAGAATGTTCTTTAACTCCTAACTTAGGTCATTGTGCTTCGCTTCTAGGTCTTGCTAGAGAAATTACCCACGTAACAAACGTAGATCTGATTCTACCTCCAGAATTCGTGTTTACTCCCCTGGAAACAACCACAACAGAACGCCCATCACATGATGAAAATCTTTGTCCCATCTTCTGTTGCGTAAAAATTTCCGGAGTCTCTGCAGAGGCTTCTTCTCAGGAACTGCAAAATGCCCTTGGAGAACTCAAACAAAAGTCTATTAATTCCATCATAGATATCACCAATTACATTATGTTGTCTTTAGGGCAACCTCTACATGTTTATGATGCTAAAACTGTGGATATTGATTCTCTGCATGCTCAAAAAGCAGAAAAAGATGAATCTTTAAAACTTCTAAACAACGAAGAAATCCTTGTCCCTCAGGGAACAGCTATCATCTGTGACAAAAACCATACGGTAGGTTTAGCAGGTGTCATGGGAAGTTTAGATTCTTCATTTAATGATTCAACAACAGAGATTATCCTAGAAGCTGCTTATTTCCTTCCAAAAGTCATACGTGCTTCTCAAACACACGTCCCCCTACATTCTGAAGCTGCATACCGTTTCACAAGAGGTATTGATCCAAATAATGTTTTACCATCTCTCTATGCAGCCATTCATTATATACAAAAGCTTTTCCCTGATGCTCAGATATCCCCTATCCATGTTTTGGGTGCTGCACCTCAAGCTTCCAATGTATCCTTAAGAATAGAACTCGTAGAGAAAATTCTAGGTACATCTCTAAACGCTTCTCAAGTAAGTGAGAAACTGACTGCCTTAGGATTTAGCATTACTTCTAAAGAAAACGCTATTTTATCAGTAAAAGTTCCTTCCTATCGCCATGACATCCACGAGGAGATAGATCTTGTTGAAGAAGTCTGCAGAACAGAACCGTGGAAAATAGAGAATAAAAAAGCTCCCGCTATTTATAGTCCTATGTACTCTCTCAAACGAGAGATTGTAGACTTTTTAGCAAGTTCAGGATTGCAACAGTTTTTCACATGTGATCTTCTAGATACAGAAATAGCCGCATTAGATAGAGAAGAAACTGATCGCATCTCTTTACAGGGGTCCAAACAAGCTACCGTATTGCGTGATTCTTTACTTCCCGGATTATTAAAAAGCACAGCAACAAATCTCAATAGACAAGCGCCCTATGTACATGCTTTTGAGTTGGGAACAACTTACACAAAGAAAAACTCAAAATATCAAGAAACACAAAGTCTAGGAATCATTCTATCAGGACAAGCAGAAGAGTTATCTTGGATATCTCATGAACGTCCTTTATCATTTTATTCAATAAAAGGATGGCTTGAAAAACTGTTTCAACATCTACATGTTTCTTCACAGGCCTATACAATACAACCTAGCGATCATGCGAATTTCCATCCCTACCAACAAGCGCAGATTTATCTTCATAAACATGTATTAGGACGATTTGGGACACTACATCCACAGTTATGTAAAAAAGCCCAGATCAAACATCCTGTGTTCTTTGCTGAACTTTCATTAGATTCTCTTTTACATACACAGAAGAAATCCTTACACTTATACAAACCCTATCCTATTTATCCCTCTTCATTCCGGGATGTAACATTGACAGTTCATGAGTCTGTACCAGTGGATTCTTTAAGAAAGAAACTTTTGAGTTTCCATTCTAAATGGCTTGAAAGTGTTTCCATTATCAGTATATATCAAAATAAGAACCCTACTACTCAGAATAAAAATGTTTCCTTACGCCTTGTATTCCAAGACAAGGAAAGAACATTGTCTAATCAAGAAATAGAAGAAGAACATGAGCGTTTACTTGCTATGCTTAACACGCAAATAAACGATACAAAAGGAACGATCGATTCATGA
- the yidD gene encoding membrane protein insertion efficiency factor YidD: MSFKLLIKNLPTHLCCALIHIYRWTISPLLGNPCRFFPTCSQYALQALKHHGCIKGLGLTIKRIGKCGPWHPGGVDLVPMTTLEEALDVSPVIDDDDSCDSHA, encoded by the coding sequence ATGTCATTTAAATTGCTTATTAAAAACCTACCGACGCACCTATGCTGTGCTCTTATCCATATCTATAGATGGACCATTTCCCCTTTGCTAGGAAATCCATGTAGGTTTTTCCCCACATGCTCACAGTATGCTCTCCAGGCTTTAAAACATCATGGATGTATCAAAGGCCTTGGATTAACAATAAAAAGAATAGGGAAATGTGGTCCCTGGCATCCAGGAGGAGTGGATCTCGTTCCTATGACGACTTTGGAGGAAGCTTTAGACGTTTCCCCGGTAATAGACGATGATGATTCATGTGATTCACACGCATAA
- a CDS encoding ABC transporter permease: MLKYILKRLILIPLTLFAIVSINFIILNAAPGDVVEDQSVDAHGDAGKSDKIRTYKGPDRYLQFREYYGLTLPIFFNTRPSMSHAKVKTGIQEIIDNFQNKKSKKQSFSKLKIYWGDCAKFIMPALLFEASDNTKNASYRHVAADLFIRGAIRQGIIGSGLSSEQYAYNEKVSKNNALLVKLLSEEDIGTKVEALKEWFRKEGGMETFSYKRFSWKTFLLETRFARYMSRVLRLDFGTLRNDSHKTVVSEVIKRLRSSLTLSVLPMILVFILCQVFGMIMALNRNRWLDHTLNFVFLFLFSVPVFVAVPWIIDNFVINKTIPFTSIPMPYSGLRSSPEIFNQLSSFGKLIDTITHSFLPFCAVSYGAFASQSRLSRSIFLEILGEDYICAARARGVSRYDILVKHVGKNAASSLITSLASSLGAILGGALVVETLFDIDGFGRFFYQAILNRDHNVVLFSVLVGSALSLLGYLIGDICYVLLDPRVQLGKKRI, from the coding sequence GTGCTCAAGTATATCTTAAAACGTCTGATACTGATTCCCCTGACACTTTTTGCAATTGTTTCGATTAATTTTATCATACTGAATGCAGCTCCAGGAGACGTTGTTGAAGATCAATCTGTCGATGCTCATGGAGATGCGGGAAAATCAGATAAGATTCGCACGTATAAAGGTCCGGATCGTTACCTACAATTTCGAGAATATTATGGTTTGACTCTACCCATTTTCTTTAACACCCGTCCTAGCATGTCACACGCTAAGGTGAAAACGGGAATTCAGGAGATAATAGATAATTTCCAGAATAAAAAATCTAAAAAGCAATCATTTTCCAAGCTAAAAATTTACTGGGGTGATTGTGCGAAATTTATTATGCCGGCATTGTTGTTTGAGGCTAGCGATAATACAAAAAATGCTTCCTACCGTCATGTTGCAGCGGATCTATTTATTCGGGGTGCTATCCGTCAGGGTATCATAGGTTCAGGTTTGTCTTCGGAGCAATATGCATACAATGAGAAAGTCTCTAAGAACAATGCTTTGCTTGTAAAACTTCTCTCTGAGGAAGACATAGGGACTAAAGTTGAAGCATTAAAAGAATGGTTTCGTAAAGAAGGCGGCATGGAAACCTTTTCTTACAAACGTTTCTCTTGGAAGACATTCCTTTTAGAAACTCGTTTTGCTCGCTATATGTCACGTGTTTTGCGTTTGGATTTTGGAACTCTACGCAATGATTCTCATAAAACAGTGGTGTCTGAAGTTATCAAACGGCTGCGTTCATCGTTAACGTTGTCTGTTTTGCCCATGATTTTGGTATTTATTTTATGCCAGGTATTCGGAATGATTATGGCTTTAAATAGGAATCGTTGGTTGGATCATACACTAAATTTTGTATTCCTATTTTTATTTTCTGTTCCTGTTTTTGTTGCTGTTCCGTGGATTATTGATAATTTTGTCATCAATAAAACCATACCGTTTACCTCTATTCCGATGCCCTATAGTGGATTAAGGTCTTCTCCGGAAATTTTTAATCAGTTGAGTTCTTTTGGAAAGCTTATAGATACTATAACTCATAGCTTTCTTCCTTTCTGTGCTGTAAGCTATGGGGCATTTGCCTCTCAATCAAGATTAAGCAGATCTATATTTTTAGAAATTCTAGGTGAAGATTATATTTGTGCAGCACGAGCTCGTGGAGTATCTCGTTATGATATCCTAGTCAAGCATGTTGGAAAGAACGCAGCATCCTCTTTGATTACTTCCCTTGCCTCATCTTTAGGAGCGATATTAGGAGGAGCTTTAGTTGTAGAGACCTTGTTTGATATCGATGGATTCGGGAGATTTTTCTATCAAGCTATTTTGAATCGTGATCATAACGTAGTGTTGTTTTCTGTTCTTGTTGGATCGGCCTTATCTTTATTAGGCTATTTAATTGGAGATATTTGCTACGTGTTACTAGATCCTAGAGTGCAGCTAGGAAAGAAGAGGATTTAA
- a CDS encoding ABC transporter permease, translating into MQSHTSFYRRFFQAYHKNFLASLSWKFVIFLSLVGIYAPLFASSKPILVKWEGSLFFPLFRYLWFPGFYTKPIDLFFNVFMVTLPFFFIGCKFSKGSLRKGIIGILAIVQISGFIFVYRGNIQDPSGDENLKKLRAEKILSQIANSRAETVVLLPKDMRTWELEKTYMSKYEQLGILIKSKYRKLQHEKLQKYCVAYEGYKGSQMPTLHHSQIKNEQVCLERLQKRLQNLSTSYESSLQTWYKAIDEYRPFLMALTRVEHDLNLALYNKDQHESLLSVHSSIEEEAEPFRKHLIKTRQVLEEYSKIHSAINFIQDKRTWINEESEKLRILINPLLTTFHWEDDAGGSREMNKYVRWWQLTRINRKDLLASLIFGIRIALVVGGISVAIALFIGTVIGLISGYFGGTTDMVLSRFTEIWETMPMLFILMLVVSITQQKSLILDTILLGCFGWTGFSRYIRIETLKQRNMSYVLAATNMCYSHYHIMVHQILPNAIVPIISLLPFSMMAMISCEAGLTFLGLGEESSASWGNLMKEGVTAFPSESAILWPPAIMLTALLIAIALIGDGIRDALDPKLQD; encoded by the coding sequence ATGCAATCCCATACTTCTTTTTATCGTAGATTTTTTCAGGCATATCATAAGAATTTTCTTGCTTCACTGTCATGGAAGTTTGTCATATTTTTATCACTTGTAGGTATTTACGCGCCTTTATTTGCTAGTAGTAAGCCTATTTTAGTGAAATGGGAAGGCTCTCTTTTTTTCCCCCTGTTTAGATATTTATGGTTCCCTGGTTTTTACACTAAGCCAATCGATCTTTTCTTTAATGTGTTCATGGTAACACTTCCTTTTTTCTTTATAGGCTGTAAGTTTTCTAAGGGAAGTCTTCGTAAGGGGATTATTGGAATTTTGGCTATTGTTCAGATTTCAGGATTTATTTTTGTATATCGTGGGAATATTCAGGATCCTTCGGGAGATGAAAATCTTAAAAAGTTACGTGCTGAGAAAATCCTTTCACAAATTGCCAATAGTAGAGCAGAGACTGTAGTTTTACTTCCTAAAGATATGCGTACTTGGGAATTAGAAAAGACGTATATGAGTAAGTACGAGCAGCTAGGAATTTTGATAAAGTCAAAATACCGCAAACTACAGCATGAGAAATTGCAAAAATATTGTGTAGCCTATGAGGGATATAAGGGCTCACAAATGCCTACATTGCATCATTCCCAGATAAAAAATGAGCAAGTTTGTTTAGAACGTTTGCAGAAAAGATTGCAGAATTTGAGTACATCTTACGAGTCTTCTTTACAAACTTGGTATAAGGCAATTGATGAATACCGTCCTTTTCTTATGGCGCTTACTCGTGTTGAGCATGATTTAAATTTAGCTTTATATAACAAAGATCAGCATGAAAGTTTACTTTCGGTACATTCTTCAATAGAAGAAGAGGCTGAGCCTTTCCGTAAGCATTTAATAAAAACACGTCAAGTTCTTGAAGAATATAGTAAAATTCATAGTGCGATTAATTTTATTCAGGATAAGCGTACATGGATTAATGAAGAATCTGAGAAGCTGCGTATTCTCATTAACCCATTGCTGACTACATTTCATTGGGAAGATGATGCGGGGGGCTCTCGTGAGATGAACAAATATGTGCGTTGGTGGCAGCTTACACGCATTAACCGTAAAGATCTTCTAGCCTCTTTAATTTTCGGTATTCGTATAGCTTTAGTTGTCGGGGGAATTTCCGTTGCTATTGCACTATTTATTGGTACAGTCATAGGTTTAATTTCTGGGTATTTTGGAGGAACTACGGACATGGTTCTTTCTAGATTTACTGAGATTTGGGAAACCATGCCTATGCTATTTATTTTGATGCTTGTTGTTTCAATAACGCAGCAAAAATCTCTAATTCTAGATACGATATTACTCGGTTGTTTTGGTTGGACTGGGTTTAGCAGATATATCAGAATAGAAACTCTGAAGCAGCGTAATATGTCCTATGTACTAGCTGCAACCAATATGTGCTATAGCCATTACCATATTATGGTTCATCAGATACTCCCCAATGCAATTGTACCTATTATTTCCCTATTGCCATTTTCTATGATGGCGATGATTAGCTGTGAAGCAGGACTAACATTTTTAGGGCTTGGTGAGGAAAGTTCTGCATCTTGGGGAAATCTTATGAAAGAAGGTGTTACAGCCTTCCCCTCAGAAAGCGCTATTCTTTGGCCCCCAGCTATTATGCTTACAGCATTGCTAATTGCGATAGCCTTGATAGGAGATGGTATTCGCGATGCCCTGGATCCTAAGCTACAAGACTAA
- a CDS encoding MGMT family protein: MSENLYLVSDDSKFSLSQACSQGLQIAKYPPLQVIVHFHNNAVVKTQLSVAPVFCCLFLGPGSHKAMEEIILLCAKYSQKLNIPRSSYINTSILSEQQNTILDCIANIPFGQTRTYGEIARETDTHPRTVGSACKNNPFLLFFPCHRVLGSNGERHYCAGEQIQNILLNFEGSLS; encoded by the coding sequence ATGTCCGAGAATCTTTACTTAGTTTCTGATGATTCTAAATTTTCTCTATCGCAAGCCTGTTCTCAAGGCTTGCAGATAGCTAAATATCCTCCTCTACAAGTCATTGTCCATTTTCACAATAACGCCGTTGTAAAAACCCAACTCTCCGTAGCTCCTGTTTTTTGTTGTTTGTTTCTTGGCCCAGGATCACACAAGGCTATGGAAGAAATTATTTTACTGTGTGCCAAATATTCGCAAAAATTAAATATTCCACGTTCTTCTTACATCAATACATCTATTTTATCTGAACAACAAAACACGATACTCGATTGCATTGCAAACATCCCGTTTGGACAAACGCGCACGTACGGAGAGATCGCTAGAGAAACAGATACGCACCCGCGTACTGTAGGATCAGCTTGTAAAAACAATCCCTTTCTTCTATTTTTCCCTTGTCATAGAGTGCTTGGAAGTAATGGCGAGCGCCATTACTGTGCAGGAGAACAAATCCAAAACATCCTTCTTAATTTCGAAGGATCTTTAAGTTAG
- a CDS encoding LysM peptidoglycan-binding domain-containing protein, producing the protein MTLQKTTRWLWQALVLSAVLNIVFLLLFYSTIFRKDIYKLRLFSGPLVAKSCRVKYIPQDFLENLSGASLEELYRLLDEDHLLYGRPLKLWALSVAIHTYDLDVGSALSHPLTFTQLRSNGKTWLLPNIDEREYGLVRRYLSRERYPFTSRGLFVSIAKNLEQGVVDEDCLYHFCHTPEFLYLRTLLCGADEKVASIASLARMVIRNEEQIFFSLCNENNRATEISDQQRQKFLSAYINLGEPLAALLLLVHDEDWVIHEFADEALKTFIDLLPKESPYSQNFISRVSSTPRSFVVNDVNMSETLVNDTQEAICEDYIVKDGDSLWLIARRFGVSIDEIMRVNHMNHHRLLPGKRLKLPPKSS; encoded by the coding sequence ATGACCTTGCAAAAAACGACTCGATGGCTGTGGCAGGCATTAGTTTTGAGTGCGGTATTAAATATTGTTTTCTTACTTTTATTTTACTCAACTATCTTTCGAAAGGATATTTATAAACTACGTTTATTTTCTGGTCCTTTAGTGGCTAAGAGTTGTCGAGTGAAATATATTCCCCAAGATTTTCTAGAGAATTTATCAGGAGCTTCTCTCGAGGAATTGTATCGTTTATTGGATGAAGATCATTTACTTTACGGACGTCCGCTAAAATTATGGGCATTAAGTGTGGCTATTCATACTTATGATCTGGATGTGGGCAGTGCGCTTTCTCATCCTCTGACATTCACACAATTGCGCAGTAATGGAAAAACCTGGTTACTTCCGAATATCGATGAGAGGGAGTATGGTTTAGTGCGACGTTATTTATCTCGCGAGCGGTATCCTTTTACATCTCGAGGTTTGTTTGTTTCCATTGCTAAAAATTTAGAGCAAGGTGTTGTTGACGAAGATTGTTTATACCATTTTTGTCACACCCCTGAATTTCTTTATTTACGCACGTTACTTTGTGGTGCTGATGAGAAGGTGGCCTCTATAGCTTCCTTGGCAAGAATGGTAATACGTAATGAAGAGCAAATATTTTTTTCTCTATGCAACGAAAACAACCGTGCTACAGAAATTTCTGATCAACAACGACAAAAATTTTTATCTGCCTATATAAATTTAGGAGAGCCTTTAGCTGCTTTATTATTACTCGTCCATGATGAAGATTGGGTTATTCATGAGTTTGCGGATGAGGCCTTAAAGACATTTATCGATCTTCTCCCTAAAGAATCTCCCTATAGTCAAAATTTTATTTCTCGGGTCAGCTCAACACCACGTTCTTTTGTTGTAAATGATGTCAATATGTCAGAAACTCTCGTTAATGATACACAAGAGGCTATTTGCGAAGATTATATTGTAAAAGATGGAGATTCCTTATGGCTGATAGCACGTCGTTTTGGAGTGAGTATTGATGAGATTATGCGTGTGAATCACATGAATCATCATCGTCTATTACCGGGGAAACGTCTAAAGCTTCCTCCAAAGTCGTCATAG
- a CDS encoding ABC transporter substrate-binding protein, translating to MNKRCVIDKILKCVVVASLVLLYWSSDLLEKDIKLIKMNVRDVQQDIQELLSIVKQNNATRSSSALSPTSSLSVTTCCNFIEVGDPRYPNLLSPDPYMEKTLGNLVGDDFNPKGILRTAHVGKPDNLSPFNGYDYIIKLYDLCVPGLANAHVGKYEKFSPGLALKIEEHSVEDGSGDREFHIYLRPNVFWVPIDPTRFPKHVQLADNFMQPHPVTAHDFKFYYDAVMNPYIAEMRAVALRSYFEDIVSLTVEDDLKFTVRWKAHDLVDEEGKQEKKVLYSAFFNTLCLQPLPCFVYQYFANGEKIIKDDSDPDIYRKDSVWAQNFSTHWSMNYLVSCGAFYFSGMDDEKLVFTRNPNHYNLKEALVEKRYVYIKDNSDSLFQDFKAGKLDLAYLPPNHVDNLASFMRTPAYKNQASKGEAIREMIYPDRSYAYIGWNCYSLFFENRQVRRAMNMLIDRDRIIEECLDGRAHIISGPFSPFSPSYNQKVEGWHYSPEEAARILEEEGWIDSDGDGIREKVIDGAVIPFRFRLCYYVKSITGRTIAEYVATVCKEIGIECSLLGLDTADLSQAFEEKNFDALLTGWCLGSPPEDPRALWHSEGAMEKGSANVVGFHNPEADKIIDQLSYEYDTGKRMDLYHRFHEVIHEESPYAFLFSRTYSLLYKDYVKNVFVPKQRTDLIPDAQDEMVNLHMVWLDRKEEECSSIS from the coding sequence ATGAATAAACGGTGTGTAATAGACAAAATTTTAAAGTGTGTAGTTGTTGCCTCTTTGGTTTTGTTATATTGGTCATCTGATTTGCTTGAAAAAGATATCAAGTTAATCAAAATGAATGTTCGAGATGTACAACAAGACATCCAGGAATTACTTAGTATCGTAAAGCAAAATAATGCTACACGGTCTTCTAGCGCACTATCCCCCACATCATCATTATCTGTAACCACATGCTGTAACTTCATAGAAGTTGGAGATCCTCGCTATCCAAATTTACTTTCTCCAGATCCTTATATGGAAAAAACTCTAGGGAACCTTGTAGGGGATGATTTTAATCCTAAGGGTATTTTGCGCACGGCTCATGTTGGTAAACCCGATAATTTGAGCCCTTTTAACGGTTACGACTATATCATAAAGCTATATGATTTATGTGTCCCAGGATTGGCAAATGCACATGTGGGGAAATACGAGAAATTTTCTCCGGGATTGGCTCTAAAAATAGAAGAGCATAGCGTTGAGGATGGCTCCGGAGATCGTGAATTTCATATTTATTTGCGTCCTAATGTATTTTGGGTGCCTATAGATCCAACACGTTTTCCTAAACATGTACAGCTAGCTGATAATTTTATGCAGCCTCATCCTGTGACAGCACATGATTTCAAATTTTACTACGACGCGGTAATGAATCCTTACATTGCAGAAATGCGTGCTGTAGCCTTGCGTTCGTATTTTGAAGATATTGTTTCCCTTACTGTAGAAGATGATTTGAAATTTACAGTTCGTTGGAAAGCGCATGATCTTGTAGACGAAGAAGGAAAACAAGAGAAAAAAGTTCTATACTCTGCTTTCTTTAACACACTATGTTTACAACCCTTACCTTGCTTTGTGTACCAGTATTTTGCGAATGGAGAGAAAATCATTAAAGATGATTCCGATCCCGATATCTATCGTAAAGATTCTGTTTGGGCACAGAACTTCTCAACACACTGGTCAATGAATTATCTTGTTAGCTGCGGAGCCTTTTACTTTTCTGGAATGGATGATGAAAAGCTCGTTTTCACGAGAAATCCAAATCATTACAACCTCAAGGAAGCTTTAGTTGAGAAACGCTATGTTTATATCAAGGATAACTCAGATTCCTTATTTCAAGATTTCAAAGCAGGAAAACTAGATTTAGCCTATTTACCTCCGAATCATGTGGATAATCTAGCGAGTTTCATGAGAACTCCTGCTTATAAAAATCAAGCTTCTAAAGGCGAAGCTATTCGTGAAATGATCTATCCAGATCGTTCTTATGCCTATATTGGTTGGAATTGTTACTCCTTGTTTTTTGAGAATCGTCAGGTACGGCGCGCTATGAATATGCTCATAGATCGCGATAGGATTATAGAAGAATGCCTAGATGGTCGTGCTCATATAATTAGCGGACCCTTCTCACCTTTTTCTCCTTCCTATAATCAAAAAGTAGAAGGATGGCACTATTCTCCAGAAGAGGCTGCTCGTATATTAGAAGAAGAAGGTTGGATAGATTCCGATGGCGATGGCATTCGAGAAAAAGTCATAGATGGAGCTGTTATTCCTTTTCGTTTCCGTTTATGTTATTACGTTAAAAGTATTACAGGCCGCACTATTGCAGAATATGTAGCTACTGTCTGTAAAGAGATAGGCATTGAGTGTAGTTTACTAGGATTAGATACTGCCGACCTTTCTCAAGCATTTGAAGAAAAGAATTTCGACGCCTTGCTTACTGGCTGGTGTCTAGGATCTCCTCCAGAGGATCCTCGGGCTCTTTGGCATTCCGAGGGTGCAATGGAAAAAGGATCCGCCAATGTTGTTGGTTTCCATAATCCCGAAGCTGATAAAATTATAGATCAACTTAGTTATGAATACGATACGGGTAAACGTATGGATTTATATCATCGTTTCCACGAAGTTATTCATGAAGAGTCTCCCTATGCTTTCCTATTCTCTCGTACCTATTCTTTACTTTATAAAGATTACGTGAAAAACGTCTTTGTCCCTAAACAGAGGACAGATTTGATACCTGATGCTCAAGACGAAATGGTTAATCTTCATATGGTTTGGCTAGACAGGAAGGAGGAAGAGTGCTCAAGTATATCTTAA
- a CDS encoding toxin-antitoxin system YwqK family antitoxin: MKQLLFCVCALSFSCFTYGSALKQDSSVMKETFRNNYGIIVSGRDWVKRGCDGTITKVLKDGSTLYEIYVQGLLHGEITLTFPHSTTLSVVKTYDQGRLVSYKTFFSNGLPSQEEIFQEDGSLVVTRWPDNKNNDTITEPYFTETTYQGRVIEGSYSSFNGKYTSTIRNGEGIRSNFSPNNVLLSEEAFNDGIMVKRTTFYATRDPETVTHYTNGQPHGLRLTYLPGGIPSTIEEWRYGYQDGTTTVFKNGCKAAEIPFVKGSKEGCELRYNEDEVIAEEVSWRNNFPHGMRKIYAAGVYKCEWYHRGRLVSKTKFERLNNAG, translated from the coding sequence ATGAAACAGCTGCTTTTTTGCGTTTGCGCACTCTCTTTCTCATGCTTTACCTATGGGTCAGCTCTAAAACAAGATTCCTCGGTTATGAAGGAGACCTTCCGTAATAACTACGGAATTATCGTATCAGGAAGAGATTGGGTAAAACGTGGTTGTGACGGAACAATCACCAAAGTTTTAAAGGATGGGTCTACCCTTTATGAAATTTACGTTCAAGGTCTTCTTCATGGAGAGATAACGCTAACATTTCCCCATTCTACCACTCTTTCTGTAGTGAAGACTTATGATCAAGGAAGGCTCGTTTCCTATAAAACCTTCTTTTCTAACGGTCTGCCTTCTCAGGAAGAAATCTTCCAAGAAGATGGGTCCCTTGTTGTTACTCGCTGGCCAGATAATAAAAATAACGACACTATCACCGAACCTTATTTTACTGAGACTACCTATCAAGGTCGCGTAATTGAAGGGAGCTATTCGTCATTTAACGGGAAATATACATCAACCATTCGTAATGGAGAGGGCATACGGTCTAACTTCTCTCCGAATAATGTTCTTCTTTCTGAAGAGGCTTTTAACGATGGTATTATGGTGAAAAGAACCACCTTCTATGCTACTAGAGATCCTGAAACAGTCACTCACTACACTAATGGCCAACCTCACGGATTGCGTTTGACTTATCTCCCTGGAGGCATTCCTAGTACTATTGAAGAATGGCGTTATGGATATCAAGATGGCACTACAACAGTATTTAAAAATGGTTGTAAAGCTGCTGAAATTCCTTTCGTAAAAGGATCTAAGGAAGGATGTGAATTACGCTATAATGAAGACGAAGTTATCGCAGAAGAAGTATCTTGGAGAAATAATTTCCCTCATGGTATGAGAAAAATCTACGCTGCTGGTGTCTATAAATGTGAATGGTATCACCGTGGACGCTTAGTCTCAAAAACGAAGTTTGAGAGACTTAATAATGCGGGATAA